GTCGGGTTCGTCGTGGAAAGCGTCGAAGGCATTCCGGCCGAGGACCGCCTGCTCGGCTACGCGAAGTTCGTCGACGACAACCTGCTGCAGATCGGCGACCACACACGTGTGCACGCACGCAGCGTGGTGATCGCGACCGGCTCGTCGCCGTATGTGCCGGCGATGTATCGCGCGCTCGGCGACCGCGCGATCGTCAACGACGATGTGTTCAGCTGGGACGATCTGCCCCGCAAGGTGGCGGTGGTCGGCGCGGGCGTGATCGGTCTCGAACTGGGCCAGGCGCTTGCACGGCTCGGCGTCGATGTGACGATGCTCGGTGCGCGCGGCCGCGTCGGTCCGCTGACCGATCCGGTGATCCGCGGGTACGCGCAGAACGTGTTCAGCGAGGCGTTCCGCTTCGAGCCGCGCGCCGAAATCGAAGCGGCGACGCGCGACGGCGACACGGTCCATTTGCGCTACCGCGCGAGCGACGGCACGCTTGTTGAAGATACGTTCGACTATGTGCTCCTCACCGCGGGCCGCCGCCCGAATATCGACAAGCTCGCGCTCGGCAACACGACGCTCGAACTCGACCAGACCGGCATGCCCGTCTACGACCCGCTCACCTTGCAAGCCGGCAAGCATGCGGTGTTTATCGCGGGCGACGCGAACGGCGTGCTGCCGCTGCTGCACGAAGCCGCCGACGAAGGCCGCGCGGCCGGCACGAACGCCGCGCGCTACCCGAACGTCGCGCCGCTCGTGCGCCGTGCGCCGATTTCGGTGCTGTTCTCGGACCCGGGCATCGCGATGGTCGGCGCGCGGCATGCCGATCTCGTGCCGGGCAGCTTCGTCGCGGGCGAGGTGAGTTTCGAGGATCAGGGCCGCAGCCGCGTGATGCTGCGCAATCGCGGACTCATGCACGTCTACGTGGACAAGGCGACGCGGCGTTTCGTGGGCGCCGAGTGGATCGGGCCGGATGCGGAGCATATCGCGCATCTGCTGTCGTGGGCGCTGCAGATGAACCTGACGGTCGACGCGATGCTCGAGATGCCGTTCTACCACCCGGTCGTCGAAGAAGGCTTGCGTACCGCGTTGCGCAATGCGGTCGCGCTGTTGAAGGCCGAGCACAAAGTCGCCGCCTGACCGGCACCGCGGCTTTCGCGCAGTGGTATGCGTGAAAGCCGCGCCCGTCGCAAGCGCAGCGTTTACGCTTGCGTATTGATCAGACCGCCCGCGGTTTGTCCTTGCTGCATCAGCAGTTCCGCAAGCTGCGCGGTCGCGACGCCGATCGCGCCTTGTATCGACGCGGCCTCGCCCTGCAGCGAAGCGACGGCCGGATTCGGACTGCCATCGGGGGTACGCATCCGCTCGGCCGCCGCGATTTGCGACTGCACGCCGGCGAGTTGTGCCTTGAGTCGCGCGATCAATTCCTCGAGTTGCTCGATCGCGGGGTTGGACGAGCCCGAGTTGCTGCCCGATGCGCCGGCCGCCAGCATGCCGGCAACGCGGCCAAGGCCGCTGGCGTTCGCCGTGCCTGATCCGGACGATGAGCCGGACGATGAGCCGGACGAAGTCGACGAAGCGCCCGACGATCCCGCTTGCGAACCGGACGATCCCGACGAGCCCGACGCGCCGTTCGCGCCGCCGGCGGCATTGCCCGCGGCCTGATTCGCGGAAGCGCCCTGTGACGGGCTCGAGGTTGCGCTGGTCGGAGCACGCGTCGCTGCCACACCCGTAATGGCTTGCACGGTCATCGTCGGTCACCTGCCTTGAAAAGGGGATATCAGCATATCGGCGCGGCCTCGCGCTTTCTTTAGTCGAACCCATGCACAGCCGAAGTGAGCGGCACGCGCAACAGCACCGCGCCCCGGCCCTCCGATTGAACCGCGGCAAGCTCGCCTACGCCTGCGTATCGATCACTCCGCCCGTGGTTTGCCCCTGCTTCATCACGAGTCCGGCAAGCTCCGACGCCGCGCTGAGAATCGCACCTTCTATCAGATGCGCCTCGGACTGCAGCGCATTCATGGCCGGGTTCGGGCCGCCGCCGGGAACACGCTGCCGCGCGACAACCGCAATCTGCTGTTGCACCTGCGCCAGTTCCGCTTTCAGACGCTCGACCAAAGCGTCGAGTTGCTGGATCGCGGAGCTCGCCTTGCCCGAGCCGTTGCCTGAGCCGTTGCCTGAGCCGCTGCCCGCTGCGCCGCCAAGGCCGGGGATGCCACCCACGCCGCCCGCGTTCGCCGCGCCCGAACCCGCGCCCGCGCCCTTGCCCGACGAGGCCGGCGACGACCCCGGGGCGCCCGTCTGCGAATCTGCCGAACCGGACGTGCCGCCCGCCGAGCCGTTCGCGTTGTTACTGGCCGCACCCGTGTTCGCCGACGTGTCCGCCGTGTTCGGGTTGGCGCCGGCCGCGGCCGTGCTCGCGACGCCGGAGATACCTTGCACGATCATCGTTGATCACCTCTGTCTGAAAGGGGATGTCAGCTTATCGGCAGGTTCGCGCGCTTCCTTTAGCATTCGTCGGACAAATGCGCGATATATGCCATGGCACACGGCCGACCCATGCCCGGCATACAAACGTGCGGCAAAACCATTGCAGCGCCGCGCGCCAACGTCGCAAATAAGTCGCGAGTAAATTTGCCGCGCCGCTTCGCATTTATGCCGCTGCGTTCGCCATACATCACGCACGCGTATGGCCGGCCCGAACCGGAACAGCACGCCCACCAACGACTCCCCAGTACTATCAGCGCGGCAGCACAAGCGACTCGCACCAGGCGCATGTTTTGCTTGATTCATGCGGCAACGTGAATCGGCTCGCACCGGGCCGATGGCAGCACGTTGAACGAAACCAGGCCGCCCGCGCCGCATCCAGAACACCCATGAAACTGCCGCTGACGCCACAACGATCATCGAATCGCGTCTACCCGCCGGGCGTGCCCGGCCTGCTCGGGCTGACCTCGACGATCACGGCCGTCGTGGTCGTCTGCGGTTTGTATTTCGGCCGCGAAGTGTTGATTCCGATCACGCTCGCGGTGCTGTTGAGCTTCCTGCTCGCACCGCTGGTCAGCGTGCTGAGGCGCCTGCACTTCGGGCAGCTGCCGTCGATCTTCGTCGCGGTGCTGGTGGCCCTCGTCTCGCTGCTGGCAGTCGGCACGCTGATCGCCGCACAGGTCGCGCAACTAGCGAGCTCGCTGCCGCAATACCAGGCGGCGATCGAGCTCAAGATCGAGACCGTGCAGGAGAAAACGATCGGCCGCGCCGATGCGCTGCTCACGCGCGCTGCCGGCACGCTTGCGCGCGTCACGCCCGATCGGCCGCCGAATCCACCGCACGAAGCCGGCCGCACGCCGAAGCCGTCAGCCGCCGCGCCAATGCCGGTCGAGGTGCACGAGCCGATGCCTTCGCCGCTGCAGCTTGCGCAGAAGGTGTTTTCACCGGTCGTCGGCCCGATCGAGACGATGTTCATCGTGCTCGTCGTGACGATCTTCATCCTGCTGCAGCGCGAGGATTTGCGCGACCGCCTGATACGTCTGTTCGGCGCACGCGACCTGCACCGCACGACCACCGCCATCAACGATGCGGCAAGCCGCCTGTCGCGCTATTTCGTCGCACAGCTCGGCATCAACGTCGGCGCCGGTTCGCTGATCGCGGTCGGACTCGCGATCATCGGCGTGCCGGGCGCGCTGCTGTTCGGCGTGCTGACTGCATTGCTGCGCTTCGTGCCGTATATCGGCACGTGGATCGCCGGCGCGCTCGCGGTGATATTCGCCGCTGCGATCCAGCCGCAATGGTCGATGGCCGTCGCGACGATCGTTCTGTTCGTGGTCGTCGACGTCGTCGCGGGGCAAGTGGTCGAGCCGCTGCTGTACGGACATAGCTCGGGACTCTCGCCGCTCGCCGTGGTGGTCGCCGCGATTTTCTGGAGCTGGCTCTGGGGACCGGTGGGCCTCGTGCTGTCGACGCCGTTGACGCTGTGTCTCGTCACGCTGGGCCGCTATGCGGAGCGATTGCGGTTCCTCACTGTGTTGCTCGGCGATCAACCGGCGCTCACGCCCGCGCAGAATTTCTATCAGCGCCTGCTTGCCGACGATCCGCACGAGGCGATCGTGCAAGCGGAACGGTTGCTCAAAGAAATGCCGCTTGTCCAGTACTACGACGATGTCGCGCGCGAAGGTTTGCGCCTGGCGCGCAACGACGCGCTGCGCGGTGTGTTCGCCCCCGACCAGTTGAGCCGTATGAACGAGACGCTGCTCGATATCGTCGAGAATCTCGAGGGGGCGGAAAGTCCGATGCCCGCGCCGCCGCTTGCGCCACCGCCGTCAGGCGGCAGCGAGAATGACAAGGGCAAGGACAAGGATCAGGAGTGGACAAACGACGCTTCAGCCGCCGATGCACCCATGCAGTTGCTGCCCGGCATACGCGTCGTCTGCATCGCAGGCCGCGGCGCCTTCGACGAAGTCGCGACCGCGATCGCCGTGCAATTGCTAGGCCGACGTGGCCTGCCCGTTTCGGCCGCGCACTACGCGCAGTTCAGGAAAGGCAGCATCGATTCGGCGAGCATGGAAAACGCGCCGATTCTCTGCGTCGTGACGCTCGATGCATCGGAGGCGCCGCCGTATCTGCGCAACCTCGTGCGGCGCATCCGCGAGCGGGCTCCTTCGGCCGCGCTCGTGGTCGGCGTGGGCGGACTATCCGAACGCGAAGACGAGACGACATCGCTGACCGGCACGATCAATGTGAACGGCTTCGGCGAACTGGTCGACCAATGCGTGCAGGCAGCGACCAACGCCGCGCCGCTGCCGCCGCGGCTCGTCGAGCGAACCGGCTGAGCGTCACGCTTCTATGCCGCTTCTATGCCATGACGCATGATCGAAAGCGAATTGAAATAATAACCACGGGTCCGACCACCGTGTGCACAGCAAGAATCGGCAATTGAAAGAATTCAAGCCGATTTTATTAAGAGCGGATTTTTCGCTTTTATAAAAATCGCACCTGAAGATTACGCATCGTCAGCAAATAATCATTTTTATTTTATAAAAACCTGCTGGCGGTTTTCTATTTGCATTTCATACACGCGTTCTGAAGCGCAAAAGCATTCGCCCCGCAGCGGCCGTAAAACCGCTGCGGGGCGACGTTGTTTCTTTCCAGTAAGGTGCTTTAACCGATCCTTAAGACTTACGAAGCCGTCATCACCGGCGCGACCGCGGCCGGGTCCGTAATGCTCGGCTTGCCGGTTTCGATGTGGCCTGCGAGGCGGCGCTGGAATGCCTCATCGTCGTTGTCGGTCACCGTGAAGTCGTACCAGTGGTGGCTCGACGCAAGCACGAACTTCTCTTCGACCGTCTCGTTCGGCGGCACGATCACCGGACGCGTCAGTGCACCGTACGCGTTATCGGCCACGGAAAGACGCGCGTTCCTGTTGCCCTTGTTCGTGAAGCGCAGCACGAGGTTGCCGTTGCCCACGTCGTAGTGCGTCTTGACCTCGGGCAAAGCCATCTTCTTCTTGCCCTTGCCGGCTGCGGCCTCGATCATCTCGGCGTTCAGGTCGCCGTTGAAGCGCCGCACGAAACCGTTCGGGCCGTAGACCGTGAACGCGTAGGCGCCGTTGTTGATCGACAGGTCGAAGGTTTCGGTGATCGACTTGTCCTTCTCGACCGTATAGCGCCACGGGCCATCGGTGCGCAGCGACGAATAGATATAGAAGTGCGCGCCGACCGTGCCGGTGTTGCCCATCACGAGCTCGAGCACATTGCGCTTCTCGTTGACCTTGCCGTTCACGTGCAGCTCGTACGGCAGCGCGCGGGCGAAGCGGATGCCCGGCTCCTGCGCCACGATCGGGCCCGGCACCGCGGGCACGACGGGCTTCGGTTGCGTCGCGCACTGGTTGTCGGCGATCGACTTGTAGTTGCTCGTGTCGGGCAGCGCCGGCATCGACGCATCGGGCGTGCGGAAGTCGAACGCCGAGGTCAGGTCGCCGCACACCGCGCGGCGCCATTTCGTGATGTTCGGTTCCTTCACGCCGAAACGCGCTTCGATAAAGCGGATCACCGACGTATGGTCGAACACTTCCGAGCAGACGAAGCCGCCCTTCGACCACGGCGACACGATCGTCATCGGCACGCGCGTGCCGAGGCCGTACGGCAAGTTATCAACCGTGTAGGTGCCGCCGCGGCCATCCGGGTTGATCACGTTGTGGATCTCGCCTTCGGTCGTCACGGTCGACAGACCCTGCGCGCGCGTCGTCGGCACCTGCGGCGGCGGCATGTGATCGAAGAAGCCGTCGTTCTCGTCGTACATGATGAAGAGCACGGTCTTGCTCCACACTTCGGGATTCGACGTCAGCGCGTCGAGAATCATCGACGTGTATTCGGCGCCGTATGCCGGCGTGTACTTCGGGTGCTCCGAGTACGCGGCCGGCGGACACAGCCACGACACCTGCGGCAGCTTGTTGGCGAGCACGTCGGCCTTCAGGTCGTCGATCGTGCGCACCGTCTGCGCGCGCTGATACAGCGACGAGCCCGGTTGCGCGTTGATGAAGTTCGTGAAGTTCTGCAGGACGTTCGTGCCGTAGTTGCCGGTCAGCGGATCGCTGCCGTCCGTGCCCTGCTGATAGACCTGCCACGAGATGCCAGCTTTTTCGAGGCGCTCCGGATACGTGGTCCACGACAGCAGCTGGTACTTCGGCGGCTTGTCGCCGTCGACGAAATCGTTGTTGTCGAGCAGCGGGCCGCCGTGCGTGCCGGTCGGATCGACCATGCCCGTCATCAGGTACATGCGGTTCGGGTGCGTCGGTCCCGGCATCGAGCAGAAGTACGAATCGCACACCGTGAAGGCATCGGCCAGTGCGTAGTGGAACGGAATGTCGGTGCGCAGGTGGTAGCCCATCGTCATGTCCGTCTTGTTCGCGGGCCACTGGTCGTAGCGGCCGTTGTTGATCGCGGCGTGCGTCGGATACCAGTTGTGGTCGAGGTCGCCGATACACTGCGCGCTCGTCGTCAGCGTATCGAGGTGGAACGGCAGCACCGGCTTGGTCGCGTCTTCCTTCGACGGCTGGAACCAGACCGGATTGCCACCCGGCAGCGGGATCGGGAAGCGGTCGTTATACCCGCGCACGCCCCGCATATGGCCGAAGTAGTGGTCGAAGGAACGGTTCTCCTGCATGAACACGACGATATGCTCGATATCGTTGATCGTGCCCGTGCGGGATGCGGCCGGCACGGCGAGCGCCCTGCGGATCGAGTCCGGCAGCGCGGTCATCGCGGCGGCAGCCCCGGCGGATGAGGCAACGGTTTGTAGAAAACGGCGGCGGCTATTGGAAGTCATGGTCTTTTCACCTTCTCTCTTTGTGGCGGGGGGAATCTGGAGGCAATGCGTCGTCGCACCGGGCGCTGTGCTCAGTGGCTCGAAAAGCGACCTGCCGTGCGGCGCTAAACGCGAACTGCAACGAAGCGAATTGCAATGAGCGAACTGCGACGAGCGAACTGCCGCGAATCAGTTGGCGCTGTCGCCGGGTGCGTAGCGCATCACGGGCGCGACCTGTATCGCATCGGCCGCGACGCTCGCCTGCGCGCTGGCCACCGCGCTGCCGGAGCCCATATTCACGAGCGGCGGCGCCTGCAGTTGCGAGAGCGGCACCGACGCACCCGCGGCCAGCTGCAGCGCGGTGCTTTGATAGCGCGACGTATCGTTCTGTGTGGAACCGGCGGAATCATTCGATGCGGACGCGTTGTTAGCCGCGCTGTTCGCCGCATTGTTCGCCGCGCTCGCGTCCCCCGGGCCGGGGCCGCATGCAGTGAGCATAAAGACGCTAAGGAGGGCAACCCATGCGGCCGCCAGCTTTGATAAAAAGTCTCCGTCCATGATCCTCATTCCGTTCTTTAGTTAACCGGACGTTCAGCACGGCTTCTGAATCAATGCCGCATTGTTTTCGCGAGGAGAGTTTCACGTTAAATTAAGAAAAATTTGTGAAACGTTTTCATATCGATTCGCGCATATTTTCAAATAGTTAAAACGCATCATTTGAGCGCCAGGCGAAATAAATGAAAAAGAAATAAAACATTAATAGAGTCAGGTTCGGGTCCGGGGCTTGCGATCGTGCATATCCGCTAGCGGCACATAAGACTGGGGAGACACGGATGCGCACTCGCACTAACCTGCAGGACAGCGAAGACGAGTTGCAGTGGCGGCCAATCGGCCAGGCGCTGGCCGACCATCGCCGGGTGCTCGTCGTCGACGACTACGCGGACGCCGCCGATGCGTTGCAACTGCTGCTCAACGCGAACGGCTTCGAATGCCGAGCGATGCACGAGGCGCACGACGTCTGCGCGATCGCCGAGACATGGCAGCCGTTCGCCGTGGTGCTCGATATCGCCATGCCGGAGCTCGACGGTCTCGAGCTCGCACGGCGCTTGCGCGCGACGCCGTCGACGTCGCGCATGCTGCTTATCGCGTGCACGGGCTATGCGTCCGGACGCGATCGCGAGCGGGCGCGCGAAGCCGGCTTCGATGCGCATTGCGCGAAGCCGCTGACGCCGCAGCGTCTGCTCGCGTTGTTGAAGAAGGCTGTAGCGATGTCGCCGGACGGAACGAATGGAAGCGCCGCGCCGCGAGGGCAGGAGATAACGTGAGGCGTGAAGCAGGCACCGCAATGTAAGTGCAGGGGTCAGGCACAAGCCGTGCTGTAGATGCCGCTGCACTCAATGCGCATCTATCGATTCACGCTTACAGGAGAACAACGATGCAAAGAAGAAAGTTCATTTTGTCCAGCGGTGCGATGCTTGCGGCCGGCGGCCTGGCGATGGCTGGCTGCACGACGACGGGACAAAACGCGGCAAACAGCACGGCCGGCAATTCGGACAAGCGCGCCGCGATCAATCACGACGTCGACGCCACGCTGTCGCGCCTCTATACGACCGTCCCCGGCTCGCGCGAACTCGTCGCGAAAGCGCGCGGCGTGCTTGTGTTCCCGCAGGTCGTGCAGGCGGGCTTCGTGGTCGGCGCTCAATACGGCCAGGGCGCGCTGCGTATCGGCGGCCGCACCGAGGGTTTCTACAGCACGGCGGCCGGTTCGTTCGGCCTGCAGGCCGGCGCTCAGTCGAAGGCGATCATCTTCTGCTTCATGAACGAGCAGGCGCTCTCCGACTTCCGCAGCCGCAACGGCTGGGCCGTGGGCGGCGATGCGACGGTCGCGGTCGTGAAGGTCGGCGCAAACGGCAATATCGATTCGTCGACGGCGACCGCGCCGGTGGAGGCCTTCGTGCTGACCAACGCGGGCCTGATGGCCGGCGTGTCGCTCGAAGGCACCAAAGTGTCGCGGCTCGACATCTGACCGGGGCGCCGACACCCATGTTCACGCCGCGGCGCTTTTGTCTGTGTAAAAGCCGCCGCGGCGGCACGCTGAAATTACATGGTGACCGGCCGCACGCGCGCCGCGCGGCGCGAAGCGGCCGGTTTTTTCATGGCACAAGCCTTGCGTTGCACCGCAGCGCATTACGATTTACCCCTCAACCGTCCCCTACTGCATTTCTTTCGCGCGGAGTCGATCTTGACGCTGAACGTTCTTCTCGTCGCCTCGGAGGCGATGCCGCTCGCCAAATCCGGCGGGCTCGGCGATATGGTGAGCGCCTATGCGGCAGCGCTACGCGACGCGGGTGTCGACGTGTCGATCCTGCTGCCCGCGTATCCGGCCGCGCTCGATCAGGCGGTGGGCGTCACACCGCTTACGCGGATCGGTGGGCTGCCGGGTGGCGACGCGCGCCTCTTGCGTGCGCAGATGCCCGATACCGGCGTGCCGGTGCTGCTATTGCAGATGGATCATCTGTTCCGGCGCGAGCAGCTGTATGTCGATCAGCGCGGCCATGATTACCTCGACAACACCGTGCGTTTCGCCTCGCTGGCCGCGGCGGCCGCACGCATTGCGCGCGGCGTGCGCGGCGTCAGACGCCCCGACATCGTGCACGCGCACGATTGGCATGCAGGGCTCACGCCGTTGCTGATGAAGCTCGCGGGCGTGCCCGCGAAAAGCGTGTTCACGATTCACAATCTCGCGTTCCAGGGTAACTGCCCGCTCGCGCTCGGCAGCTGGCTCGGCGTACCCGACGAACTGCTCGCGCCCGCGCTTTCCGATGAGCGCAGCATCGAGTTCTACAACACGCTGAGCCCGATGAAGGCCGGCATCGTGCACGCCGATCGCGTGACGACGGTCAGCGACACGTACGCGCGCGAAATCCTCATGCCGCATTTCGGACACCGGATGGAAGGCGTGCTGCAAGCGAACGCGCACAAGCTCTCCGGCATCACGAACGGCATCGACGAGACTGTGTGGAACCCGGCGACGGACGCCCATGTCGCGCGCCACTATTCCGCTGCCGACGTGCGCGGCAAGCAGGCCTGCAAGCGCGATCTGCAGCAGCGCTTCGGTCTCGCGCTCGATCCGTTTGCGCCGGTCGTCGCGATCGGCAGCCGGCTCACGTCGCAAAAGCTTGCCGATGTGGTTGCCGCCGCACTGCCGATGGCGCTTGCGCGGCATCCGCGGCTGCAAGTAGCGATTCTCGGCAAAGGCGACGCCCATCTCGAACAGGCCATGCGTGCGCTCGCGGCAGTCTGGCCGCAGCGCGTCGGCGTGCAGATCGGTTACGACGAAGCGACCGCGCACAAGCTGCATGCGGGCGCGGACATGCTGCTGCACGGCAGCCGCTTCGAGCCGTGCGGGCTCACGCAGATGTATGCGATGCGTTACGGCACGATTCCGGTCGCGTCGCGCGTCGGCGGCCTGGTCGATACGATCGTCGATTACGAACCGGCGCGTTCGCCCGAGCTCGGCTTGCCCGAAGACGGCGCGACCGGCTTTCTGTTTGACGGCGATACCGCGGGCGATGTTGTCGCGGCGCTCGAACGCGCGCTCGAGGCCTTTATGCGGCCGTCGTCGTGGCATGCGCTGCAGCGTAATGCGATGCGAGGCCCCTTCGGTTGGGCGCGGCCGGCGGCGCGCTATCTGCAGCTGTACGCGGAACTCACCGATGCGCGGCCGGCACGGCGCGATCTGTCCGACGCGGTGCAAGCGCCAGCGGCTATCGTGAATGGCTCGCACGATGTCGACGTCGTCACGCAGCGGCGGCGGCCGGCGCGGCGTGCCGCGAGCGCGACGCAAACTGGCGCGTGGACCGGCAATGCTCCCGCGCAGACCGTGCTCGAGGATGTCGCGCGGCGCGCGTAATGACGTGCAGGGAGCAGCCGCATAACAAGTGTATGCGGCTGCATGATCGTTGTGCCCGCAACGACATCGTTTGTAACGGCATTGCATGGCTCGCGTAGCACGGCGTTCAGGCCCGACCGCGCTATTGATCCCGGCCGGGCCGCCGCGCCCCACGCTTCCACTTTACTGCGTGAGCCGCTCCTCGAGCCTGTCGAACACATGCTGAGTCTCGCCCTGCGCATGCAGCGCGAACAGCAGCAGCGAACGCCCCGTCACCTGATACACATCGCCAGAACCGAACTCCGGCAATTCGTCGCGCTCGGGCGCGTTCGTATCGATCAGACAGCTCCATTGATCGCTGCCCGGAATCTCGGGCAGCGTGAAGTCCACCACGTCGTGATAGGCGTTGACGACGACGAGCAGCGTCGCATCCGATGCCGGCCGGCGAATGCCGCTCGCCTGCGCACGGCCGTCGATCACCAGACCGAAGCAGCGCATCGCCGGATCGCCCCACTGTTCGCCCGTCAGTTCGACGCCGGCGGGGCTCAGCCACTTCACGTCCTTCACTTCGAGATCGGCTTCGGTTTCCGCTTCGACCGCGACTTCGCTTGCCGCCTCGCTTGCCCGTTCACTGGCACCTTCGCTTGCGCCTTCCACCCGGCCCGGCAGTTTCAGCACACGCGTCTCGCCGGTCAGGAAACGGCCGCGCCGCAACACCGGCAACGCATGGCGTAGTGCCGTGAGCTTGCGCACGAAGCCGATCAAGGCACGCCCGCGGTCGTCGATGCCTTCCCAGTCGACCCAGCTGATCTCGTTGTCCTGACAGTAAGCATTGTTATTGCCGTGCTGCGTACGCCCGAATTCGTCGCCGGCCAGCATCATCGGCGTGCCTTGCGAGAACAGCAGTGTCGCAAGCAGGTTGCGCTTCTGACGCTCGCGCAGTTCGATCACTTCGGTGTCTTCGGTCGGCCCTTCGACGCCGCAATTCCACGAGCGGTTGTCGCTATGGCCATCGTTGTTGTCTTCGCCGTTCGCCTCGTTGTGGCGATCGTTGTACGACACGAGATCGTGCAGCGTGAAGCCGTCGTGCGCGGTCACGAAGTTCACGCTCGACCAGGGCCGCCGGCCGCGCCGGTTGAAGAAGTCGCCCGATGCCGTCAGACGCGTTGCGAGATCGGCCGCGCAATTTTCGTCGCCCTTCCAGAACGAGCGCGCCGTGTCGCGAAAGCGGTCGTTCCATTCGGCCCAGCCCGGCGGGAAGCCGCCGACCTGATAACCACCGGGCCCGCAATCCC
The genomic region above belongs to Paraburkholderia edwinii and contains:
- a CDS encoding dihydrolipoyl dehydrogenase, which encodes MKTIHIDVAVIGAGSAGLPAYRAAKAAGASALLIEGGPYGTTCARVGCMPSKLLIAAAEAAHAAASTAPFGVHVDGTIRIDGREVMQRVKSERDRFVGFVVESVEGIPAEDRLLGYAKFVDDNLLQIGDHTRVHARSVVIATGSSPYVPAMYRALGDRAIVNDDVFSWDDLPRKVAVVGAGVIGLELGQALARLGVDVTMLGARGRVGPLTDPVIRGYAQNVFSEAFRFEPRAEIEAATRDGDTVHLRYRASDGTLVEDTFDYVLLTAGRRPNIDKLALGNTTLELDQTGMPVYDPLTLQAGKHAVFIAGDANGVLPLLHEAADEGRAAGTNAARYPNVAPLVRRAPISVLFSDPGIAMVGARHADLVPGSFVAGEVSFEDQGRSRVMLRNRGLMHVYVDKATRRFVGAEWIGPDAEHIAHLLSWALQMNLTVDAMLEMPFYHPVVEEGLRTALRNAVALLKAEHKVAA
- a CDS encoding AI-2E family transporter; protein product: MKLPLTPQRSSNRVYPPGVPGLLGLTSTITAVVVVCGLYFGREVLIPITLAVLLSFLLAPLVSVLRRLHFGQLPSIFVAVLVALVSLLAVGTLIAAQVAQLASSLPQYQAAIELKIETVQEKTIGRADALLTRAAGTLARVTPDRPPNPPHEAGRTPKPSAAAPMPVEVHEPMPSPLQLAQKVFSPVVGPIETMFIVLVVTIFILLQREDLRDRLIRLFGARDLHRTTTAINDAASRLSRYFVAQLGINVGAGSLIAVGLAIIGVPGALLFGVLTALLRFVPYIGTWIAGALAVIFAAAIQPQWSMAVATIVLFVVVDVVAGQVVEPLLYGHSSGLSPLAVVVAAIFWSWLWGPVGLVLSTPLTLCLVTLGRYAERLRFLTVLLGDQPALTPAQNFYQRLLADDPHEAIVQAERLLKEMPLVQYYDDVAREGLRLARNDALRGVFAPDQLSRMNETLLDIVENLEGAESPMPAPPLAPPPSGGSENDKGKDKDQEWTNDASAADAPMQLLPGIRVVCIAGRGAFDEVATAIAVQLLGRRGLPVSAAHYAQFRKGSIDSASMENAPILCVVTLDASEAPPYLRNLVRRIRERAPSAALVVGVGGLSEREDETTSLTGTINVNGFGELVDQCVQAATNAAPLPPRLVERTG
- a CDS encoding phosphocholine-specific phospholipase C yields the protein MTSNSRRRFLQTVASSAGAAAAMTALPDSIRRALAVPAASRTGTINDIEHIVVFMQENRSFDHYFGHMRGVRGYNDRFPIPLPGGNPVWFQPSKEDATKPVLPFHLDTLTTSAQCIGDLDHNWYPTHAAINNGRYDQWPANKTDMTMGYHLRTDIPFHYALADAFTVCDSYFCSMPGPTHPNRMYLMTGMVDPTGTHGGPLLDNNDFVDGDKPPKYQLLSWTTYPERLEKAGISWQVYQQGTDGSDPLTGNYGTNVLQNFTNFINAQPGSSLYQRAQTVRTIDDLKADVLANKLPQVSWLCPPAAYSEHPKYTPAYGAEYTSMILDALTSNPEVWSKTVLFIMYDENDGFFDHMPPPQVPTTRAQGLSTVTTEGEIHNVINPDGRGGTYTVDNLPYGLGTRVPMTIVSPWSKGGFVCSEVFDHTSVIRFIEARFGVKEPNITKWRRAVCGDLTSAFDFRTPDASMPALPDTSNYKSIADNQCATQPKPVVPAVPGPIVAQEPGIRFARALPYELHVNGKVNEKRNVLELVMGNTGTVGAHFYIYSSLRTDGPWRYTVEKDKSITETFDLSINNGAYAFTVYGPNGFVRRFNGDLNAEMIEAAAGKGKKKMALPEVKTHYDVGNGNLVLRFTNKGNRNARLSVADNAYGALTRPVIVPPNETVEEKFVLASSHHWYDFTVTDNDDEAFQRRLAGHIETGKPSITDPAAVAPVMTAS
- a CDS encoding response regulator is translated as MRTRTNLQDSEDELQWRPIGQALADHRRVLVVDDYADAADALQLLLNANGFECRAMHEAHDVCAIAETWQPFAVVLDIAMPELDGLELARRLRATPSTSRMLLIACTGYASGRDRERAREAGFDAHCAKPLTPQRLLALLKKAVAMSPDGTNGSAAPRGQEIT
- a CDS encoding BPSL1445 family SYLF domain-containing lipoprotein; this encodes MQRRKFILSSGAMLAAGGLAMAGCTTTGQNAANSTAGNSDKRAAINHDVDATLSRLYTTVPGSRELVAKARGVLVFPQVVQAGFVVGAQYGQGALRIGGRTEGFYSTAAGSFGLQAGAQSKAIIFCFMNEQALSDFRSRNGWAVGGDATVAVVKVGANGNIDSSTATAPVEAFVLTNAGLMAGVSLEGTKVSRLDI
- the glgA gene encoding glycogen synthase GlgA produces the protein MTLNVLLVASEAMPLAKSGGLGDMVSAYAAALRDAGVDVSILLPAYPAALDQAVGVTPLTRIGGLPGGDARLLRAQMPDTGVPVLLLQMDHLFRREQLYVDQRGHDYLDNTVRFASLAAAAARIARGVRGVRRPDIVHAHDWHAGLTPLLMKLAGVPAKSVFTIHNLAFQGNCPLALGSWLGVPDELLAPALSDERSIEFYNTLSPMKAGIVHADRVTTVSDTYAREILMPHFGHRMEGVLQANAHKLSGITNGIDETVWNPATDAHVARHYSAADVRGKQACKRDLQQRFGLALDPFAPVVAIGSRLTSQKLADVVAAALPMALARHPRLQVAILGKGDAHLEQAMRALAAVWPQRVGVQIGYDEATAHKLHAGADMLLHGSRFEPCGLTQMYAMRYGTIPVASRVGGLVDTIVDYEPARSPELGLPEDGATGFLFDGDTAGDVVAALERALEAFMRPSSWHALQRNAMRGPFGWARPAARYLQLYAELTDARPARRDLSDAVQAPAAIVNGSHDVDVVTQRRRPARRAASATQTGAWTGNAPAQTVLEDVARRA